Proteins found in one Triticum aestivum cultivar Chinese Spring chromosome 4D, IWGSC CS RefSeq v2.1, whole genome shotgun sequence genomic segment:
- the LOC123100602 gene encoding uncharacterized protein: MRISLADMASWCFALSALAALLLVCSLGEAEVVTVRGASLAARWRPCEEIYVVAEGETLHGISDRCGDPYILERNPHVHDPDDVFPGLVLRITPFSPRPSVPVSPP; this comes from the coding sequence ATGAGAATAAGCTTAGCGGACATGGCGTCGTGGTGCTTCGCTCTGTCGGCGCTGGCGGCCCTGCTGCTGGTGTGCTCGCTCGGGGAGGCGGAGGTGGTCACTGTGCGTGGCGCGTCgctggcggcgcggtggcggccgtGCGAGGAGATCTACGTGGTGGCGGAGGGCGAGACGCTGCACGGCATCAGCGACCGGTGCGGCGACCCCTACATCCTGGAGCGCAACCCGCACGTCCACGACCCCGACGACGTCTTCCCCGGCCTAGTCCTCAGGATCACGCCCTTCAGCCCGAGGCCGTCCGTCCCCGTTAGCCCCCCGTAG